A single Paraburkholderia sp. D15 DNA region contains:
- a CDS encoding glycoside hydrolase family 19 protein — MNLTAAIVAAGCGASPSRAALFAPLLQLACDHYQITAPLDVAAFLAQTGHESQRLLYTKELWGPTAAQRAYEPPSQKASALGNTQPGDGQRFCGRGLIQISGRRNYTLAAIGLDLDLLNHPELLEQPANAAMSAGWFWFNNKLSAIATAGDFVTLTRRINGGTTGLTDRQELYDAAKKALGVA, encoded by the coding sequence ATGAACCTCACGGCAGCCATCGTCGCCGCCGGCTGTGGCGCGTCGCCGTCGCGCGCGGCACTATTCGCGCCACTGCTGCAACTCGCATGCGACCACTACCAGATCACCGCACCGCTCGATGTCGCGGCGTTCCTCGCGCAGACCGGCCACGAATCGCAGCGCCTGCTCTACACGAAGGAGTTGTGGGGGCCGACGGCGGCGCAGCGCGCGTATGAGCCGCCATCGCAGAAGGCGTCCGCACTCGGCAACACACAGCCCGGCGACGGCCAGCGATTTTGTGGGCGCGGACTGATTCAGATCAGTGGGCGCCGCAATTACACGCTCGCAGCGATCGGCTTGGATCTCGACCTACTGAACCACCCGGAGCTGCTCGAACAGCCGGCGAACGCCGCCATGTCGGCCGGCTGGTTCTGGTTCAACAACAAGCTGAGTGCAATCGCGACCGCTGGCGATTTCGTCACGCTGACGCGGCGCATTAACGGCGGGACGACCGGACTCACCGACCGGCAGGAGCTATACGACGCGGCGAAGAAAGCGCTCGGCGTCGCCTGA